The DNA region TAATTGGGCAGGCTTTTATCTTTATCATAAAGATATTGACGAACTTATCTTAGGCCCATTCGTCGGGAAAGCAGCTACGGTTCGGATTAAAGCGAACGAAGGTGTAGTTGGCCACGCTTTCTCAAATCAAACAACGGTGGTTGTTGACGATGTACATGCTTTTGACGGGCACATTGCATGTGACTTGGACTCGAACGCTGAGATTGTTATTCCCATTACCCGTAAAAATGGCGAACGGGTCGGTGTTTTAGATATTGATTCGGTGGCACTAAATCGTTTTTCAGCTGAAGACCAAGTTGATTTAGAGCATTTTGTACAAACACTATTAAAATATGTTTAATCTGACTTAAGCAACTTAAGGCAATCAATGATAATTTTCATTTTTTGACTTGACTTGCTTTTTTTGTGTTGTTTCCGTCAAATGCGCGTTAAAATTAATCTAGAAGCCTAGAAGCCTAGAAGCCTAGAAGCCTAGAAGCCTAGAAGCCTAGAAGCCTAGAAGCCTAGAAGCCTAGAAGCCTAGAAGCCTAGAAGCCTAGAAGCCTAGAAGCCTAGAAGCCTAGAAGCCTAGAAGCCTAGAAGCCTAGAAGCCTAGAAGCCTAGAAGCCTAGAAGCCTAGAAGCCTAGAAGCCTAGAAGCCTAGAAGCCTAGAAGCCTAGAAGCCTAGAAGCCTAGAAGCCTAGAAGCCTAGAAGCCTAGAAGCCTAGAAGCCTAGAAGCCTAGAAGCCTAGAAGCCTAGAAGCTTAGAAGCCTAGAAGCCTAGAAGCCTAGAAGCCTAGAAGCCTAGAAGCCTAGAAGCCTAGAAGCCTAGAAGCCTAGAAGCCTAGAAGCCTAGAAGCTTAGAAGCCTAGAAGCCTAGAAGTTGTAGCCACAGGGAGGTACAAGAGATGCAAGCGATTCAAATTAAAGCATTTGGCGGAGTTGATACGTTTGAAATGGTTGAGCAAAATAAACCAACTTTAAAACCAAAACAAGTATTGATTAAAAATGTCGCCGTAGCAATTGATCCTTATGATGTGAAGTTTGTGATGGGGTTAATGGGTGAGGCCGATAAATTACCGTTGATTCCTGGTTCGAGTGTAGTTGGAGAGATTGTAGCCGTTGGTGATGCTGTGACTGATTTTCAGATTGGGGATCGGGTAGCAGCAACACGACATTTACAAACGTATGCTGAGTATGTGCCTGTTG from Weissella diestrammenae includes:
- a CDS encoding GAF domain-containing protein, with amino-acid sequence MTETILASEAPLLSQLLDTWVEVKDSSDFSIATYANAAAVLFENLTQVNWAGFYLYHKDIDELILGPFVGKAATVRIKANEGVVGHAFSNQTTVVVDDVHAFDGHIACDLDSNAEIVIPITRKNGERVGVLDIDSVALNRFSAEDQVDLEHFVQTLLKYV